One genomic region from Panthera tigris isolate Pti1 chromosome D1, P.tigris_Pti1_mat1.1, whole genome shotgun sequence encodes:
- the LOC102953877 gene encoding olfactory receptor 2AT4 yields the protein MEATTCNGSVDGLPVFYLVGIPSLPETFFLPMFFIFLLFYLLILMGNALILVAVVAEPSLHKPMYFFLINLSTLDILFTTTTVPKMLSLFLLGDHFLSFPACLLQMYLFQGFTCSEAFILVVMAYDRYVAICRPLHYPVHMTPQTNASLAACAWLTALLLPIPAVVKTSQMAYNNIAQIYHCFCDHLALVQASCSDTMPQTLMGFCIAMVVSFLPLLLVLLSYAHILASVLRISSQEGRSKAFSTCSSHLLVVGTYYSSIAIAYVAYRADLPLDFHIMGNVAYSILTPILNPLIYTLRNKDVKAAITKITCLKTQSGIRALEL from the coding sequence TGGTGGGAATCCCCTCTTTGCCAGAGACCTTCTTCCTccctatgttttttattttcctcctcttctatctTCTCATCCTTATGGGAAATGCCCTGATCCTGGTGGCTGTGGTGGCAGAGCCCAGCCTCCACAagcccatgtacttcttcctgatCAATCTCTCTACTCTGGACATTCTCTTCACCACAACCACTGTCCCCAAGATGCTGTCCTTATTCCTGCTTGGAGACCACTTCCTCAGCTTCCCTGCTTGCTTATTGCAAATGTACCTCTTCCAAGGCTTCACATGTTCAGAAGCCTTCATCTTAGTggtcatggcctatgaccgctatgtggctATCTGCCGCCCACTGCACTACCCTGTCCACATGACCCCACAGACCAATGCTTCACTGGCAGCCTGTGCCTGGCTTACCGCCCTCCTCCTGCCCATCCCAGCAGTAGTCAAGACCTCCCAGATGGCATATAACAACATTGCTCAGATCTACCATTGTTTCTGTGATCATTTAGCTCTGGTTCAGGCTTCCTGCTCTGACACCATGCCCCAGACCCTCATGGGCTTCTGTATTGCTATGGTGGTatccttcctgccccttctcctggTTCTTCTTTCCTATGCCCACATCCTGGCCTCGGTGCTTCGCATCAGCTCCCAAGAAGGACGCTCAAAAGCCTTCTCCACCTGCAGCTCCCACCTCCTGGTGGTTGGCACCTACTATTCATCCATCGCCATAGCCTATGTGGCCTACAGGGCTGACTTGCCACTCGACTTCCACATCATGGGCAACGTAGCATATTCTATTCTCACACCAATCCTCAACCCTCTCATTTACACTCTGAGAAACAAGGATGTCAAGGCAGCCATTACCAAAATCACATGTCTCAAGACCCAGTCTGGGATAAGAGCCCTTGAGCTTTAG